One stretch of Chryseobacterium fluminis DNA includes these proteins:
- a CDS encoding PepSY-associated TM helix domain-containing protein — MKKKHHHKKKPSFIKKWSAKLHLWFGLSVGLVVFIVSLTGTMYVFKDEIQNRLRKEAIFVKKETITQTPLSIEILREKVDLEVNEKFPVSSVEIPLNKNKSYKFLYYEKDKEAWNYFDEVKINKLVYVNPYTGEILGIYNEKYDLFPILKSIHWSLLLKADWGKYVVGIPVVLFMIMLVTGIVLWWPKNKKMRKGRFSFDWKNVKTWKRKNYDLHNVLGFYASFIALLMSISGIYFSYPWVKNAFNFTLTGSAELPKEKEIKSPDSLSAKNNSVFDLTAQETRKMYSASSSFRIPLNGKNKKGKELKNLPVTVYGEDGKFAVRHQLAFDRYSGKLLSNKPHQQLNNAEKYANANYDIHTGSYFGMAGKIIWFIAGLICTSLPVTGFLIWMGRKKKGIKK; from the coding sequence ATGAAGAAGAAACATCATCATAAAAAGAAACCTTCTTTTATAAAAAAATGGTCTGCCAAACTGCATTTGTGGTTTGGCTTGTCCGTTGGGCTGGTTGTATTCATTGTTTCTTTAACCGGGACGATGTATGTTTTTAAGGATGAGATTCAAAATCGGCTTCGTAAAGAAGCAATCTTTGTAAAAAAGGAAACGATCACCCAGACACCACTTTCAATCGAAATCCTTCGGGAAAAAGTCGATCTGGAAGTCAATGAAAAATTCCCGGTCAGTTCAGTAGAAATTCCTTTAAATAAGAATAAGTCATATAAATTTCTTTATTACGAAAAGGATAAAGAAGCGTGGAATTATTTTGATGAGGTTAAAATCAATAAACTGGTGTATGTCAATCCGTATACCGGTGAGATTTTAGGGATTTATAATGAAAAATATGACCTGTTTCCTATTCTAAAATCCATTCACTGGAGCCTTTTATTAAAAGCCGACTGGGGAAAGTATGTAGTGGGCATTCCTGTCGTATTATTTATGATCATGCTGGTTACGGGGATTGTCCTTTGGTGGCCGAAGAACAAAAAGATGAGAAAAGGACGTTTCTCCTTCGACTGGAAAAACGTGAAAACCTGGAAACGCAAAAACTATGATCTTCATAATGTTTTGGGCTTTTATGCTTCATTTATTGCTCTTCTGATGAGTATTTCAGGGATTTACTTTTCATATCCATGGGTGAAGAATGCTTTTAACTTTACATTAACAGGATCCGCAGAGCTTCCTAAAGAAAAAGAAATCAAATCTCCTGATTCTCTTTCCGCTAAAAACAATTCGGTTTTTGACCTCACTGCACAGGAAACCCGGAAGATGTATTCCGCCTCATCTAGTTTCAGAATCCCGCTGAACGGAAAAAATAAGAAAGGAAAAGAGCTAAAGAACCTCCCTGTTACCGTTTATGGTGAGGATGGAAAATTTGCAGTCAGACATCAACTGGCTTTTGACAGATATTCAGGGAAGCTTCTGTCTAATAAACCCCATCAGCAACTGAACAATGCCGAAAAATATGCTAACGCCAATTATGATATCCATACCGGTTCGTACTTTGGAATGGCAGGAAAAATCATCTGGTTTATAGCAGGATTAATCTGCACTTCACTGCCTGTAACAGGATTTCTGATCTGGATGGGCAGGAAGAAAAAAGGAATTAAAAAATGA
- a CDS encoding TonB-dependent receptor, which translates to MKKIILSAAVLAAITTFAQQQDSLQVKDVDEVVMTASRKKESIKEIPGSVTIVGLKQVQSQLTVNSDITSILQYTVPSLATSSGQTSNTGQTLRGRQVLVLIDGIPQSTPLRNGARDLRSIDPSVIERIEVIKGASSIYGNGADGGIINYITRKSNSAQKISGISQLGITGQPYGGTLGFRASQLLSGKITNKFDYVVSLAYEKTGYMKDADGVNLSPTYSTAKMDNYNGMIKLGYNINADQRIEASYIGYASKSDLNLGLKTGKYGLIPTIGEGEGKSLETTPQGTPRNHNFKISYDNKNLWKGTALNVNLYLQDFRTVYGYSDTFLNGGQSNVISNKKGARINLDTQLWNATNSQGEVIYGVDILNDQTVQKLEDGRYWTPDMDMTNIAPFLLVKIDLLKKLTIKGGLRYENMKVKVGDFNTLSTIKSDGTFTKSIFVTGGDLEYNALVANFGLRYNINPMINLFGSFSQAYSINELGRILRTSTSDTISNLETKPIIVNNYELGATGQITKWINYEVTSYVSTSKLGATFIQSPDRALTIQRAPEVIYGVEGFLHFTPARWISFGGSYSWMEGITSLKDDGDYSNRINNSRISAPKVLTYLQVRPLKSLSVGLDMLHAFKQDRFVPNVKTGLYAYGEGKVPEYTVFNFKSSYEVNSNWKLSLGIENVFNKLYQPAIAWWTARDSDFNNALGMRGTFMVEYKF; encoded by the coding sequence ATGAAGAAAATAATACTATCGGCAGCGGTTTTAGCTGCGATCACCACGTTTGCCCAACAACAGGATTCTTTACAGGTGAAAGATGTGGACGAAGTGGTAATGACTGCATCCAGAAAAAAAGAAAGCATCAAAGAAATACCGGGTTCCGTGACCATTGTCGGATTGAAGCAGGTTCAGTCCCAATTAACCGTTAATTCGGATATCACCAGTATATTACAATATACGGTCCCGAGTCTGGCAACGAGTTCAGGACAAACCTCCAACACCGGACAGACTTTGCGGGGTCGACAGGTTCTGGTTTTGATTGACGGGATCCCCCAATCTACTCCTCTCAGAAACGGAGCCAGAGATCTACGTTCCATTGATCCATCCGTTATCGAAAGAATTGAAGTGATTAAAGGAGCATCTTCTATCTATGGCAATGGTGCTGACGGAGGAATTATCAATTATATCACCCGGAAAAGCAATTCTGCGCAAAAGATTTCAGGAATTTCCCAGTTGGGCATCACAGGACAGCCGTATGGCGGAACCTTGGGATTCAGGGCCAGTCAACTGCTTTCAGGAAAAATAACCAATAAGTTTGACTACGTGGTTTCATTAGCGTATGAAAAGACAGGCTATATGAAAGATGCGGACGGTGTCAATCTCAGTCCTACGTACAGCACCGCAAAGATGGATAATTATAACGGTATGATCAAGCTGGGTTATAATATCAATGCTGACCAGAGAATTGAGGCTTCCTATATTGGCTATGCTTCAAAATCGGATCTGAACTTAGGATTAAAGACCGGAAAATACGGTTTGATTCCAACGATTGGAGAAGGAGAAGGAAAGAGCCTAGAAACGACTCCACAGGGAACCCCGAGAAATCATAATTTCAAGATCAGCTACGACAATAAAAATCTCTGGAAGGGAACTGCATTGAATGTAAATCTTTATTTGCAGGATTTCAGAACCGTTTATGGATACAGCGATACTTTCCTGAACGGAGGACAGTCTAATGTGATCTCGAATAAAAAAGGAGCACGAATCAACCTGGATACCCAATTATGGAACGCTACAAACTCCCAGGGAGAAGTCATCTACGGCGTGGATATTCTGAATGATCAGACGGTTCAGAAACTGGAAGACGGCCGGTACTGGACGCCGGATATGGATATGACCAATATTGCCCCTTTCCTATTGGTTAAAATTGATTTATTAAAAAAATTAACGATCAAAGGTGGACTCCGTTATGAAAATATGAAAGTGAAAGTCGGTGATTTCAATACCCTTTCAACAATCAAATCTGACGGAACCTTCACCAAAAGCATTTTTGTAACAGGCGGAGATCTGGAATATAATGCTTTGGTAGCCAATTTTGGTCTCCGGTATAACATTAATCCGATGATCAATCTGTTCGGGAGTTTTTCTCAGGCCTACTCTATTAATGAGCTGGGAAGAATTTTAAGAACATCTACCTCCGATACGATCAGTAATCTTGAAACCAAGCCCATTATTGTCAACAATTACGAACTGGGCGCTACAGGACAGATTACCAAATGGATCAATTATGAAGTGACTTCTTATGTAAGTACGTCCAAACTGGGAGCCACATTTATCCAGAGCCCGGACAGAGCGTTAACGATTCAGAGAGCTCCGGAAGTGATTTATGGTGTTGAAGGGTTTTTACATTTTACTCCTGCCAGATGGATCAGTTTTGGAGGAAGCTACAGCTGGATGGAGGGAATCACTTCATTGAAAGATGACGGAGATTATTCGAACAGGATCAACAACAGCAGAATTTCAGCTCCGAAGGTACTGACTTATCTTCAGGTGAGACCTTTAAAGAGTCTGTCTGTAGGATTAGACATGCTTCACGCTTTTAAACAGGACCGTTTTGTTCCGAACGTGAAAACGGGACTCTATGCCTATGGCGAAGGTAAAGTTCCGGAATACACCGTTTTTAATTTTAAATCAAGCTATGAGGTTAACAGCAACTGGAAACTTTCTTTGGGCATTGAAAATGTTTTCAATAAGCTGTATCAGCCTGCCATCGCATGGTGGACCGCGAGAGACAGCGATTTTAACAACGCTTTGGGAATGAGGGGAACTTTTATGGTTGAATATAAATTTTAG